A section of the Humulus lupulus chromosome 2, drHumLupu1.1, whole genome shotgun sequence genome encodes:
- the LOC133818573 gene encoding uncharacterized protein LOC133818573: MATTTKLTTFFPKVCQGYSFQLVLPQRRRLSGVRACASGDAKGRDYGGSRLVDESMIVLRLRIQEIKQLEIDGDHKADKNGPRSEWMEWEKQYFVYYIQDVYEGIALLQNYLMNIRPSLALGFLLLMMCSVPISSGFLLFHVVEITKQILSRLYISS; encoded by the coding sequence atggcAACGACGACGAAACTAACAACATTCTTCCCAAAAGTATGCCAAGGGTACTCGTTTCAGCTCGTGTTGCCGCAGCGGAGACGGCTTAGCGGCGTGAGGGCATGCGCTAGTGGAGACGCGAAAGGTCGAGATTACGGGGGATCAAGGCTTGTGGATGAGAGCATGATAGTGCTCCGATTGCGTATTCAGGAGATTAAGCAGTTGGAGATTGATGGTGATCATAAAGCTGATAAAAATGGACCTCGTTCAGAATGGATGGAGTGGGAGAAGCAGTACTTTGTGTACTACATACAGGATGTTTACGAAGGAATAGCGTTGTTGCAAAATTATTTGATGAACATTAGGCCAAGTTTGGCTCTAGGGTTTCTTCTACTTATGATGTGTAGTGTGCCTATTTCTTCTGGCTTTCTTCTTTTTCATGTGGTAGAGATCACTAAACAAATCCTCTCACGATTATACATCTCGTCGTGA